A single window of Acidobacteriota bacterium DNA harbors:
- a CDS encoding PAS domain-containing protein, giving the protein MSATRDLRLSAGAAAATVLFLFLAFEGIEQSFVRTEGARRAVHYARGISASLLTAAVVGLLGYRQHRARARVLREEAAARAAESRDARALLGFIADATPAALVVLDPEYRVVRANRVAERVHGAGLEGRPCHEALAACATHCDECPAAVSFATGAAETCMRPHTDPRTGEVLAVESHALELPGGRRHVLLVERVVTEQRKLQARLIHQEKMAAFGLLAAGIAHDLGNPIASIESQMQLLGGTRLEEEPAAIMTAVRQEVGRLGRILRELVDFARRRRDEASLVSVQSVTEDALRLLRHDPRARDVRVATDFDLETPPVLMVEDHLMQVVLNLLLNAFDAMPGGGALRIEVRPAGHGVALRVHDTGSGMDRTTLGRCFEPLFTTKAPGKGTGLGLSISRDIVHEAGGELELHSTAGQGTTAVVSLPAARLEAAVRAPGAAS; this is encoded by the coding sequence ATGAGCGCCACACGGGACCTGCGGCTCTCCGCGGGCGCGGCAGCCGCCACCGTCCTTTTCCTTTTCCTCGCCTTCGAAGGGATCGAACAGTCCTTCGTCAGGACGGAGGGGGCGCGGCGCGCCGTGCACTACGCCCGCGGCATCTCGGCGAGCCTCCTGACGGCGGCCGTCGTGGGCCTCCTCGGCTATCGCCAGCACCGGGCGAGAGCCCGCGTCCTCCGCGAGGAGGCCGCGGCGCGCGCCGCCGAGTCCCGCGACGCGCGGGCGCTCCTCGGCTTCATCGCGGACGCGACGCCCGCCGCGCTCGTCGTCCTCGACCCGGAGTACCGCGTCGTGCGCGCCAACCGTGTCGCCGAGAGAGTCCATGGCGCCGGCCTCGAGGGGCGCCCCTGCCATGAAGCCCTCGCGGCCTGTGCGACGCACTGCGACGAGTGCCCCGCGGCCGTGAGTTTCGCCACGGGCGCCGCGGAGACGTGCATGCGCCCTCACACCGACCCGCGGACGGGCGAGGTTCTCGCGGTGGAAAGCCATGCGCTCGAACTCCCGGGCGGCCGCCGCCACGTCCTCCTCGTCGAGCGGGTCGTCACCGAGCAACGCAAGCTCCAGGCCCGACTCATTCACCAGGAGAAGATGGCGGCGTTCGGTCTCCTGGCCGCCGGCATCGCGCACGACCTCGGCAACCCGATCGCGTCGATCGAATCGCAGATGCAACTCCTCGGCGGCACGCGCCTCGAAGAGGAGCCGGCGGCGATCATGACGGCCGTGCGGCAGGAGGTCGGGCGCCTCGGGCGGATCCTCCGCGAGCTCGTCGACTTCGCCCGCCGCCGCCGGGACGAGGCGAGCCTCGTCTCCGTCCAGTCCGTGACCGAGGATGCCCTGCGCCTCCTCCGGCATGACCCCCGCGCGCGGGACGTCCGCGTCGCGACCGACTTCGACCTCGAGACCCCGCCCGTGCTCATGGTCGAGGATCACCTCATGCAGGTCGTCCTGAATCTCCTGTTGAACGCCTTCGATGCGATGCCGGGCGGCGGAGCGCTCCGCATCGAGGTGCGGCCGGCGGGGCACGGCGTCGCGCTGCGGGTTCACGACACCGGATCCGGCATGGACCGGACGACTCTCGGGCGCTGCTTCGAGCCGCTCTTCACGACGAAGGCGCCGGGCAAGGGGACGGGACTCGGCCTCAGCATTTCCCGTGACATCGTCCACGAGGCCGGTGGCGAGCTCGAGCTTCACAGCACGGCCGGCCAGGGCACGACGGCCGTCGTCTCGCTTCCAGCCGCGCGCCTCGAGGCGGCGGTGCGCGCGCCGGGTGCCGCGTCGTGA
- a CDS encoding ABC transporter permease: MQRLLALVRKEFLQLRRDTITLRMIVMVPILQTMIFGYAINYDVKHLKTVVLDEDRSYDSRELVAKMTASEYFDVVKYVGSEAALRHEIDAGHASVGLVIDHDFGKDRRRGASAKALLVVNASDTTTASQAMAIAGGISNQMSIRTLAARAGWKESGPPIDLRVRPWYNPDLRTATFIIPGLIAILLTFTLIQFTAMAIVRERERGTLEQLQVTPVTRVELILGKIAPFVVIGVFQLTLIIVLMRFLFQVPIAGSVFELYLVGLMFIAAVLGLGMLLSTLAKTQMQAMQMSFFFLLPFVFLSGYVFPIDGMPKFFQYVTYAIPAKYFIQVVRGIVLRGAGLTELWEPVAWLTFYTLAIIGLAVSRFHKTTA, encoded by the coding sequence ATGCAGCGCCTTCTCGCCCTCGTCCGCAAGGAGTTCCTCCAGCTGCGCCGGGACACGATCACGCTGCGCATGATCGTGATGGTGCCGATCCTCCAGACGATGATCTTCGGCTACGCGATCAATTACGACGTCAAGCACCTGAAGACGGTCGTCCTCGACGAGGACCGGTCCTACGACAGCCGCGAGCTCGTCGCCAAGATGACGGCGAGCGAGTACTTCGACGTCGTGAAATACGTCGGCTCCGAGGCCGCGCTGCGCCACGAGATCGACGCCGGCCACGCCTCGGTCGGCCTCGTGATCGACCACGACTTCGGCAAGGACCGGCGCCGCGGTGCTTCCGCGAAGGCCCTCCTCGTCGTGAACGCCTCGGACACGACGACCGCGAGCCAGGCCATGGCGATCGCGGGCGGCATCTCGAACCAGATGTCCATCCGGACTCTGGCGGCAAGGGCCGGCTGGAAGGAGTCCGGGCCGCCCATCGACCTGCGCGTGAGGCCCTGGTACAACCCCGACCTCCGCACGGCCACGTTCATCATCCCGGGCCTCATCGCGATCCTGCTCACGTTCACGCTCATCCAGTTCACGGCGATGGCGATCGTCCGCGAGCGCGAGCGCGGGACGCTCGAGCAGCTGCAGGTGACGCCCGTGACGCGCGTCGAGCTCATCCTCGGGAAGATCGCGCCGTTCGTCGTGATCGGCGTCTTCCAGCTCACGCTCATCATCGTCCTGATGCGCTTCCTGTTCCAGGTGCCGATCGCGGGCAGCGTCTTCGAGCTCTACCTCGTCGGGCTCATGTTCATCGCGGCGGTCCTCGGGCTCGGGATGCTTCTCTCGACGCTCGCGAAGACGCAGATGCAGGCGATGCAGATGTCGTTCTTCTTCCTCCTGCCGTTCGTCTTCCTGTCGGGCTACGTCTTCCCGATCGACGGCATGCCGAAGTTCTTCCAGTACGTCACGTACGCGATCCCGGCGAAGTACTTCATCCAGGTCGTCCGCGGCATCGTCCTGCGCGGCGCGGGCCTGACGGAGCTGTGGGAGCCCGTCGCCTGGCTGACCTTCTACACGCTCGCGATCATCGGCCTCGCCGTCTCGCGCTTCCACAAGACGACGGCGTAG
- a CDS encoding efflux RND transporter periplasmic adaptor subunit, translating to MNPKNAALLLCGTLLLAACSRPNAASKAAASTAPPPIAAVAAPVENRVLPRILEVTGALAADESADVASERDGNVASLRVERGTYVEKGAVLATLDEREAKAQLDQARANVAWTTSEVERYAELRKKQVVAKAEDQRKGTDLDLAKAALALAEKGYSDCTIRAPFSGVVTEKKISAGAFVRRGQAICGLVKIDPLRAELAIPEIATPAIKVGQKARLNVQSFPDRAFEGIVRYIGPSLRSEARTLVVEAVVPNPERLLKPGLFVTARVELPKREPTLLVPSAAVVTDSGVSHVFVLGKDRVIERIVALGDRYGDSVEIRTGVVAGERVVVNPDRRLVDGLEVAHAAAR from the coding sequence ATGAACCCGAAGAACGCCGCTCTCCTCCTGTGCGGAACGCTCCTCCTCGCGGCCTGCTCGCGGCCGAACGCGGCGTCGAAGGCCGCCGCGTCCACGGCTCCGCCCCCGATCGCCGCGGTGGCGGCGCCCGTCGAGAACCGCGTCCTGCCGCGCATCCTCGAGGTCACGGGCGCGCTCGCGGCCGACGAGTCCGCCGACGTCGCCTCCGAGCGGGACGGAAACGTCGCGAGCCTTCGCGTGGAACGCGGCACCTACGTCGAGAAGGGCGCCGTCCTCGCGACGCTCGACGAGCGCGAGGCGAAGGCCCAGCTCGACCAGGCCCGCGCGAACGTCGCGTGGACGACGTCCGAAGTGGAGCGCTACGCCGAGCTGCGCAAGAAGCAGGTCGTGGCGAAAGCCGAGGACCAGCGCAAGGGCACCGACCTCGATCTCGCGAAGGCGGCGCTCGCGCTCGCCGAGAAGGGCTATTCGGACTGCACGATCCGCGCGCCGTTCTCCGGCGTCGTGACCGAGAAGAAGATCTCCGCCGGAGCGTTCGTGCGCCGCGGCCAGGCGATCTGCGGTCTCGTGAAGATCGACCCGCTCCGCGCCGAGCTCGCGATTCCCGAGATCGCGACGCCCGCGATCAAGGTCGGCCAGAAAGCCAGGCTGAACGTCCAGTCCTTCCCGGACCGGGCGTTCGAGGGCATCGTCCGTTACATCGGCCCGTCGCTCCGCAGCGAGGCGCGCACGCTCGTCGTCGAGGCGGTCGTGCCGAATCCCGAGCGCCTCCTGAAACCCGGCCTCTTCGTGACCGCCCGCGTCGAGCTCCCGAAAAGGGAACCGACGCTCCTCGTCCCGTCCGCGGCCGTCGTGACGGACTCGGGCGTGTCGCACGTGTTCGTCCTCGGCAAGGACCGCGTGATCGAGCGGATCGTCGCGCTCGGCGACCGCTACGGCGACTCCGTCGAGATCCGCACCGGCGTCGTGGCCGGCGAGCGCGTCGTCGTGAACCCCGACCGCAGGCTCGTGGACGGACTCGAAGTCGCCCACGCCGCGGCCCGCTGA
- a CDS encoding hemerythrin domain-containing protein codes for MTSPLAPPAHDPTGTTPRPADVLALVDALATGETLTLRLSPASARAFLATLTAERKGLFEWSPEADGDALRVDVARRDAAPGSRRGVFEALSWDHDRIDAFEQGAFAARAAGDFESARVLFERFARGLFRHIGFEEDILFPAVESAAGFPRHAGPTAVMRAEHLEIRAAVQLLRDSIGDPSADAASLRGRLHAALGPHNEKEEGILYPMADRALSGAGSDELVAAIQAYEER; via the coding sequence ATGACGAGTCCCCTCGCCCCTCCCGCGCACGACCCGACCGGCACGACGCCCCGCCCGGCCGATGTTCTGGCCCTCGTGGACGCCCTCGCAACGGGCGAGACGCTCACGCTGCGCCTGAGCCCTGCATCGGCGCGCGCGTTCCTCGCGACGCTCACCGCCGAGCGAAAGGGCCTGTTCGAGTGGAGCCCCGAAGCGGACGGCGACGCCTTGCGGGTCGACGTCGCGAGACGGGATGCCGCCCCGGGGTCGAGGCGAGGCGTCTTCGAGGCGCTGAGCTGGGACCACGACCGGATCGACGCGTTCGAGCAGGGCGCGTTCGCCGCGAGGGCGGCGGGCGACTTCGAGAGCGCGCGTGTGCTTTTCGAGCGGTTTGCCCGAGGACTCTTCCGGCACATAGGGTTCGAGGAAGACATCCTCTTCCCGGCCGTCGAATCGGCCGCCGGCTTCCCGCGCCACGCAGGGCCGACGGCGGTCATGCGCGCTGAGCACCTCGAGATCCGAGCGGCCGTCCAGCTGCTGCGCGACTCCATCGGTGATCCGTCGGCTGACGCCGCGTCCCTGCGCGGGCGTCTCCACGCCGCTCTCGGGCCCCACAACGAAAAGGAAGAAGGAATCCTGTATCCGATGGCCGACCGGGCTCTCTCCGGTGCGGGCTCGGACGAGCTGGTGGCCGCCATCCAGGCGTACGAGGAGCGATAG
- a CDS encoding efflux RND transporter permease subunit, translating into MQALARLCVRRPVFASVLIIALVVVGGVGYSRLGVDRYPRIDFPTVAVITRLPGAAPEEVETEVTDKIEESINTIAGIDDLQSVSAEGISQVFVTFILEKNADVGAQEVRDKVNRVLAELPRDIDQPVVEKLDPDATPILSVALSGKRTLRETTEYADKVLRRQIESVNGVGQVTILGGRSRRINVRLDTERMKAYGLSAVDVRRALQTQNVKIPGGTLKAGSNEATVRVYGRVANAKEFEQIFITQRNGLPVRVGDVAKVEDSEEDAERAASKDGVPTVVLSVRKQSGTNTIAVIDALKGRLAEIAPQLPPGYSTEIVRDQSQFIKAAVDTVQEHLLLGGFLAAMVVLLFLGNIRSTLIAAVAIPASIISTYALMYAMGFTLNVLTLLALTLAVGIVIDDAIVVLENIFRFIEEKKVMPFQAAIDATKEIGLAVLATTLSLVAVFLPVAFMGGIVGRFMNSFGLTMAFAILVSLLVSFSLTPMLSARFLKRKEEKKEASKSRGFYAVIDRTYTAMLNWSIGHRWAVVLICVLVLLTVPILFKLVPKNFLPYDDESQFEVNFRAPEGTSLEATALIGNRISRDVKTLPGVEYALLTVGADDAKTPNVASVYAKLVDARKRKDSQTDVMARVRKEILPRYADAKLRTDVSYVNAFSSGQKNAEIMYVINGPDLDQLAKISDTLMAKLRTVPGIVDVDSSLIFGKPELGVTVARSKASDLGVSVADVADTLRVLVGGEKVSAFDDGGEQYDVYLRARPEDRADEASLKRFNVPSYRLGAVPLEDVTSFRRGVGPSEIRRLNRRRQVTILANMTPGSSSQTALDLLTKETKALNLDASYTYRFVGRSKEQGRSAQNFLLAFALSGVFMYLILAAQFESWLHPVTILLALPLTVPFALLSILIFGQSVNIFTSLGILVLFGVVKKNGILQVEFANQLRERGMERDAAVVLACRERLRPILMTTMAFVAGMLPLLVSSGPGAGTNRAIGSVIAGGQTLALLLTLLATPVAYSLFDDAQQAAGRLAKRLRRVAPRVAVLVVAFLVSACRNGGDPNVVVLSGRLEAPMVDLAPKVAGRVVEVKVKEGDRVKAGDLIASLDLGETALAPERDRRGVESSQARFNDLKVGSRAAEIKGAEQEVADRRAAVDLAKPELERQQILLSKKVGTPRDVDVARTNVDRAAANLKMSEERLRLAREGFRRYQTEQARADVGRAQTVLKQAESVAREAEIRAPADGVILHRMAEPGLLLGAGQPAVTMAFLDRLYVRTYIPETQLGRVRIGSPAEVSVDAFKGRTFPAKVTEISPDAEFTPKPVDTPRERVNTVYAAKVDLDAGWNAPLVPGQPADVRVKTAESAPK; encoded by the coding sequence GTGCAGGCACTCGCGCGCCTCTGCGTTCGCCGCCCCGTCTTCGCGTCGGTCCTCATCATCGCCCTCGTCGTCGTCGGCGGGGTCGGGTACTCCCGGCTCGGCGTCGACCGGTACCCGCGCATCGACTTCCCGACCGTGGCCGTCATCACGCGGCTCCCGGGCGCCGCGCCGGAGGAGGTCGAGACCGAGGTCACGGACAAGATCGAGGAGTCCATCAACACGATCGCGGGCATCGACGACCTGCAGTCCGTGTCGGCCGAGGGCATCTCGCAGGTCTTTGTGACGTTCATCCTCGAAAAGAACGCCGACGTCGGCGCGCAGGAGGTGCGCGACAAGGTCAACCGCGTCCTCGCGGAGCTGCCGCGCGACATCGACCAGCCCGTCGTCGAGAAGCTCGACCCGGACGCGACGCCGATTCTCTCGGTCGCGCTCTCGGGCAAGAGAACGCTTCGTGAAACCACGGAGTACGCGGACAAGGTTCTCCGCCGGCAGATCGAATCCGTGAACGGCGTCGGCCAGGTCACGATTCTCGGCGGCCGCTCCCGCCGCATCAACGTGCGCCTCGACACGGAGCGCATGAAGGCCTACGGGCTCTCGGCCGTGGACGTGCGGCGCGCCCTCCAGACACAGAACGTCAAGATCCCGGGCGGCACCCTGAAGGCCGGCTCGAACGAGGCGACGGTCCGCGTCTACGGACGCGTCGCGAACGCGAAGGAGTTCGAGCAGATCTTCATCACGCAGCGCAACGGGCTCCCCGTGCGCGTCGGCGACGTCGCGAAGGTCGAGGACAGCGAGGAGGACGCCGAGCGCGCGGCCTCTAAGGACGGTGTTCCGACCGTCGTCCTCTCCGTGCGCAAGCAGTCCGGCACGAACACGATCGCCGTCATCGACGCGCTCAAGGGGCGCCTCGCGGAGATCGCGCCGCAGCTCCCGCCGGGATACTCGACGGAAATCGTCCGCGACCAGTCCCAATTCATCAAGGCTGCCGTCGACACCGTGCAGGAGCACCTCCTCCTCGGCGGCTTCCTCGCGGCCATGGTCGTCCTCCTCTTTCTCGGCAATATCCGCTCCACGCTCATCGCGGCGGTCGCGATCCCGGCGTCCATCATCTCGACGTACGCCCTCATGTACGCGATGGGCTTCACGCTGAACGTCCTGACGCTCCTCGCGCTCACGCTCGCCGTCGGCATCGTCATCGACGACGCCATCGTCGTCCTCGAGAACATTTTCCGGTTCATCGAGGAGAAGAAGGTCATGCCGTTCCAGGCGGCGATCGACGCGACGAAGGAGATCGGCCTCGCGGTTCTCGCGACGACGCTCTCGCTCGTGGCCGTCTTCCTGCCCGTCGCCTTCATGGGAGGCATCGTCGGCCGGTTCATGAACTCCTTCGGTCTCACGATGGCGTTCGCGATCCTCGTCTCGCTCCTCGTCTCCTTCTCCCTGACGCCGATGCTCTCGGCGCGCTTCCTGAAGAGGAAAGAGGAGAAGAAGGAAGCGTCCAAGTCCCGCGGCTTCTACGCGGTCATCGACCGGACGTACACGGCGATGCTGAACTGGTCGATCGGCCATCGCTGGGCCGTCGTCCTGATCTGCGTCCTCGTCCTCCTCACGGTCCCGATCCTCTTCAAGCTCGTCCCGAAGAACTTCCTCCCCTACGACGACGAGTCGCAGTTCGAGGTGAACTTTCGGGCGCCGGAAGGGACGTCGCTCGAGGCGACCGCCCTCATCGGAAACCGGATCAGCAGGGACGTCAAGACCCTCCCCGGAGTCGAGTACGCGCTCCTGACCGTCGGCGCAGACGACGCGAAGACTCCGAACGTCGCGAGCGTCTACGCGAAGCTCGTCGACGCCCGGAAGCGGAAAGACTCGCAGACGGACGTCATGGCCCGCGTCCGAAAGGAGATCCTGCCCCGCTACGCGGACGCGAAGCTCCGGACGGACGTCTCCTACGTCAACGCGTTCTCCAGCGGCCAGAAGAACGCCGAGATCATGTACGTCATCAACGGCCCGGACCTCGACCAGCTCGCGAAAATCTCCGACACGCTCATGGCGAAGCTCCGAACCGTGCCCGGCATCGTAGACGTCGATTCGTCGCTGATCTTCGGCAAGCCCGAGCTCGGCGTCACGGTCGCGCGCTCGAAGGCGTCGGACCTCGGCGTCTCCGTGGCGGACGTCGCCGACACGCTGCGCGTCCTCGTCGGCGGCGAGAAGGTCTCGGCGTTCGACGACGGCGGCGAGCAGTACGACGTCTATCTCCGCGCGCGTCCGGAGGATCGCGCCGACGAGGCGAGCCTCAAGCGCTTCAACGTCCCGTCCTACCGTCTCGGCGCCGTCCCGCTCGAGGACGTCACGTCCTTCCGCCGGGGCGTCGGCCCGTCGGAGATCCGCCGCCTGAACCGGCGCCGGCAGGTCACGATCCTCGCGAACATGACGCCCGGATCCTCCTCGCAGACCGCCCTCGACCTCCTCACGAAGGAAACGAAGGCGCTCAATCTCGACGCGTCCTACACCTACCGGTTCGTCGGGCGCTCGAAGGAGCAGGGCCGGTCCGCGCAGAACTTCCTGCTCGCGTTCGCACTCTCGGGAGTCTTCATGTACCTCATCCTCGCGGCGCAGTTCGAGAGCTGGCTCCACCCCGTGACGATCCTCCTCGCCCTTCCACTCACCGTCCCGTTCGCGCTGCTTTCGATCCTCATCTTCGGGCAGAGCGTCAACATCTTCACGTCTCTCGGCATCCTCGTCCTCTTCGGCGTCGTCAAGAAGAACGGGATCCTCCAGGTCGAATTCGCGAACCAGCTGCGCGAGCGCGGGATGGAGCGCGACGCCGCCGTCGTCCTCGCATGCCGCGAGCGCCTCCGCCCGATCCTGATGACGACGATGGCGTTCGTCGCGGGAATGCTGCCGCTCCTCGTCTCGTCGGGCCCCGGCGCCGGAACGAACCGCGCGATCGGCTCCGTGATCGCGGGCGGCCAGACGCTCGCCCTCCTCCTCACGCTCCTCGCGACGCCGGTCGCCTACTCGCTCTTCGACGACGCCCAGCAGGCCGCCGGGCGGCTCGCGAAGCGCCTGAGGCGCGTCGCGCCCCGGGTCGCGGTCCTCGTCGTCGCGTTCCTGGTCTCCGCCTGCCGGAACGGCGGCGATCCGAACGTCGTCGTCCTGAGCGGCCGGCTCGAGGCGCCCATGGTCGACCTCGCGCCGAAAGTCGCGGGCCGCGTCGTCGAGGTGAAGGTGAAGGAGGGTGACCGCGTGAAGGCAGGCGACCTCATCGCGAGTCTCGACCTCGGGGAAACGGCGCTGGCGCCCGAGCGGGACCGGCGAGGGGTCGAATCCAGCCAGGCGCGCTTCAACGACCTGAAAGTCGGAAGTCGTGCGGCCGAGATCAAGGGAGCCGAGCAGGAGGTGGCAGATCGCCGCGCCGCAGTCGACCTTGCGAAGCCGGAGCTCGAGCGCCAGCAGATATTACTTTCTAAGAAAGTCGGAACTCCTCGCGACGTGGACGTTGCACGTACAAACGTCGATCGCGCAGCCGCGAACCTGAAGATGAGCGAGGAGCGACTCCGTCTGGCCCGCGAAGGCTTCCGTCGCTACCAGACCGAGCAGGCGCGCGCGGACGTCGGCCGCGCGCAGACCGTGCTCAAGCAGGCCGAGTCCGTCGCCCGGGAAGCAGAGATCCGCGCGCCGGCCGACGGCGTCATCCTCCACCGCATGGCCGAGCCGGGCCTCCTCCTCGGAGCCGGCCAGCCCGCCGTGACGATGGCGTTCCTCGACCGCCTCTACGTGCGCACGTACATCCCCGAGACGCAGCTCGGCCGCGTGCGCATCGGGAGTCCCGCCGAGGTCAGCGTCGACGCGTTCAAGGGGCGGACGTTCCCGGCGAAGGTCACGGAGATCTCGCCGGACGCCGAGTTCACGCCGAAGCCGGTCGACACCCCCCGCGAGCGCGTGAACACGGTCTACGCCGCGAAGGTGGACCTCGACGCGGGCTGGAACGCGCCGCTCGTCCCTGGCCAGCCCGCCGACGTGCGCGTGAAGACCGCCGAGAGCGCCCCGAAGTGA
- a CDS encoding hemolysin III family protein, translating into MTSTSPDRPTAKPLLRGVLHEVAAFVAAVAGAILFFRASGARARAGALVYVFSLVTLLSVSAAYHRRNWPEKARAIWRRLDHSAIFLLIAGTYTPLSFLLGSRLGWIFLGIVWGGALLGIVMSVAWVKAPKALVAVVCVLLGWAAVPLLPALKAALGTGAVVLLAAGGVVYSLGAVVYAIKRPDPFPQVFGYHEIFHALVIAAAVCHFAVVARAVVALSA; encoded by the coding sequence ATGACCTCGACTTCTCCGGACCGCCCCACCGCCAAGCCCCTCCTCCGCGGCGTTCTCCACGAAGTCGCCGCGTTCGTCGCGGCCGTCGCGGGGGCGATTCTCTTTTTCCGCGCCTCCGGGGCGCGCGCCCGCGCGGGCGCGCTCGTCTACGTGTTTTCCCTCGTCACCCTGCTGTCCGTCAGCGCGGCGTACCACCGCCGGAACTGGCCGGAGAAGGCCCGCGCGATCTGGCGGCGGCTGGACCACTCCGCGATCTTTCTCCTGATCGCAGGGACGTACACGCCCCTCAGCTTTCTCCTCGGCAGCCGCCTCGGCTGGATCTTCCTCGGCATCGTCTGGGGAGGGGCGCTCCTCGGAATCGTGATGTCCGTCGCGTGGGTGAAGGCGCCGAAGGCGCTCGTCGCCGTCGTCTGCGTCCTCCTCGGCTGGGCCGCCGTGCCGCTCCTGCCGGCGCTCAAGGCCGCGCTCGGGACCGGCGCCGTCGTGCTCCTCGCCGCGGGCGGCGTCGTCTACAGCCTCGGCGCGGTCGTCTACGCGATCAAGCGGCCCGACCCGTTCCCGCAGGTCTTCGGCTACCACGAGATCTTCCACGCGCTCGTGATCGCAGCGGCCGTCTGCCACTTCGCGGTCGTCGCGCGGGCGGTCGTGGCGCTGTCGGCCTGA
- the moaA gene encoding GTP 3',8-cyclase MoaA, producing MTAVIGDRTSGPYRSGMEPSAAPLPAAAGCSRPGERRTERLGPTLAAGLTDPIGRRITYLRLSILESCNLRCTYCRPAGEAGVAALAPRMETKEIVRLAALFVSLGVRKVRLTGGEPTLHPGLVPIVRALAALAPHPPLVALTTNGVLLPRLARPLAEAGVAQVNVSLDATNRETFRALTGRDRLDAVRAGIDAALASGIARVKINAVILGGLNESEILPLALLARDLPVDVRFIEYMPMPGGPERPGRTLAADEIERRLKLHFALEEILKEADAGPARTFSVGGFRGRIGLISPFSVRFCSDCNRLRVTARGALRLCLLGGGEADLLGPIRRGASDEELAALVRQALCGKAERHPFESASDAAPPSATPMWAVGG from the coding sequence ATGACGGCCGTCATAGGAGACCGCACCTCGGGACCCTACCGTTCGGGGATGGAGCCCTCCGCGGCGCCGCTTCCGGCCGCAGCCGGCTGTTCCCGCCCCGGGGAACGGCGGACCGAACGACTCGGTCCGACCCTGGCCGCCGGGCTCACGGATCCCATCGGCCGGCGCATCACGTATCTCAGGCTCTCGATCCTCGAGAGCTGCAATCTCCGCTGCACCTACTGCCGGCCCGCAGGAGAGGCCGGAGTCGCCGCGCTCGCACCCAGGATGGAGACGAAGGAGATCGTCCGCCTCGCGGCGCTGTTCGTCTCGCTCGGCGTGCGAAAGGTCCGGCTCACCGGGGGCGAGCCGACGCTCCATCCCGGCCTCGTGCCGATCGTCCGCGCGCTCGCTGCGCTCGCTCCTCATCCGCCGCTCGTCGCCCTCACGACGAACGGCGTGCTGCTGCCGCGCCTCGCCCGCCCCCTCGCGGAGGCAGGCGTCGCCCAGGTGAACGTGAGCCTCGACGCGACGAACCGAGAGACGTTCCGTGCCCTCACGGGGCGGGACCGGCTCGACGCCGTGAGAGCCGGGATCGACGCGGCCCTCGCGAGCGGCATCGCGCGTGTGAAGATCAATGCCGTGATCCTCGGAGGCCTGAACGAGAGCGAGATCCTGCCCCTCGCGCTCCTGGCCCGCGACCTCCCCGTCGACGTGCGCTTCATCGAGTACATGCCGATGCCCGGCGGCCCGGAGCGACCCGGGAGGACGCTCGCGGCGGACGAGATCGAGCGCCGCCTCAAGCTCCACTTCGCGCTCGAGGAGATCCTGAAAGAAGCGGACGCGGGCCCGGCACGCACGTTTTCCGTCGGCGGGTTCCGCGGCCGAATCGGCCTCATCTCCCCGTTCTCGGTGCGTTTCTGCAGCGATTGCAACCGGCTTCGGGTCACGGCCCGGGGAGCGCTCCGCCTGTGCCTTCTCGGCGGGGGCGAGGCGGACCTTCTCGGACCCATTCGCCGGGGCGCCTCCGACGAGGAGCTCGCGGCGCTCGTCCGGCAGGCCCTTTGCGGAAAGGCGGAGCGGCATCCATTCGAGAGCGCGAGCGACGCAGCTCCCCCGAGCGCGACTCCGATGTGGGCGGTGGGGGGATGA